In the genome of Desulfovibrio desulfuricans, the window TCGTTGATGACCACGGCCTCGCCGCGCGCCACCAGCTTGCCGTTCACAAATACTTCCAGCGGTTCGCCAGCCAGCTTGTTCAGCTCCACCACAGAACCCTGACCAAGCTGCAGCAGTTCGTTGATAAGCAGACGGGTGCGCCCAAGTTCGGCAGACACGTCCAGCGGAATATCCAGAATAAAATCCAGCTCCCGCTTGAGCTTGTTGTCCTTGGGCTGACGGGCCATTTCAGTCATGTCCTGAAAATGCGCGTCTACCGGGTGACCGCCAAGCCCTGCCCCTGCACCGCCAAAGGAAGTCGGCCCCTTGTCTTCTTCATCCTGCGCCAGGGATTCAGCCCACTGGGCAGCCAGAGCTTCTTCATCCAAACCGCTGCCAGCCGCACCACCAGGCGCAGCATCAGCAGCAGGCGCAGCGGGTGCAGCGGGTGCAGCAGGTTCTGCCGCATTGGCTTCATCTTCCAGTTGCGCGGCCCACTGGGCCGCCAAGGCTTCCTGATCTTCCTGCGACATACGTCACCTCATTCTCTATTCCAACATGCTCACCCGAACATTCGGGCGGCATCGCGGCAACGGCGCGCCCCGCAACGGGCATGGCTGCCAAAAGCCTCTATCAGAAACCGCGTCCGCACAAAATCAGCTGCCAGAGGCCGCCAGGGGCTGAGTTTCCGCGCTATTCCACGACAAAATCGGTAAAATATACGCGTATGACCCTTTGCGCGCCCAGAATCTGGTTCAGCCGCGCGGCCACCTCCGCCTTCAACAGCACCTTGCCGTCAGGCGTGGAGATATCGTTAAACGTCTTGCCCGCCAGCAGCATGATGATGGCATCTCGGATACGCGGATTGTTGGCCTGCAATGCAGCGGCAACGTCCGCATTGACCTCGACCTCCATCCCCAGCTTGAGATACCGCCGCCCCGAAGGGTCGGAAATGTTCACGGTTATGGGCGGCAATGGCAAAACCTGGCCACTGCTGCGCGGCAGATCGCCCTGCCGTTCAATACGTCCATCGCCCGCGCTGCCTGCGGCGCCAGAACCGCCTGCCCCGGCCTGACCGGATGCGCCGCCGCTGGCGCCGCCAGAACCGCCTGCGCCTGTCTGGCCCGCCGCGCCCTTGCCTGCGGTATCCGCAGATGCAGATTCAGCAGGCGCAGAACTTGCCGAAGACGGCGTGCGGATGAAAAACCACCAATAGCCGCCAATGCCCGCGCCACTCAGAGTGATAAGCAAGATCGCCAAAATAATGACGATGCGCTTGGCCTTGGAGCCCTTCTTGGGGTTTTCTGCCTGCCCTTCCGGCAGGGCCTTTGATTCTTTTTCTTTGGCCGCCATACCTACTCCACCGCTATTGTGGGGTCATGAATGCGAACCGCTCAAGTCATTCCGGTCTGCACGTCATGTAGCAGACTTTGTGCCAAAGCTGTTCACACCTTGGCAGGACGCGGCCCGAAAATATCCGTACCTATGCGCACCATGGTGGCCCCTTCGGCCACCGCACCTTCAAAATCGCCGCTCATGCCCATGGAAAGCTCGGACAGGGGCAGGCCAAGGCGGGTGCTCAAGGTGTCGCGCAATTCACGCAGCCTTGCAAAATGGGGCCGCGCTGCATCGCCCGCATCAAAAACCGGGGGCAGACACATGAGGCCCTGCACCTCAAGGTGCGGGCAATGCTCAAGAACATAATCGGCCAATTCCGGCAAATCTGCAGACATCACACCGGATTTTTGCGATTCGCCCCCAACATTCACCTCAAACAGCACTGGCTGACGCGCTCCGCCCTCCGCCAGACGCCGCTCAAAGGCGTCCGCAAGCTTGCGGGAATCAAGGGTATGCACAAGACTGAAAGCCCCCGCCACCAGCGGAGCCTTGCGGCTTTGCACATGACCGATCATGTGCCAGCGTATCCCGGCGCACTGCGCTGCTGTGGCCGGGTCTGCGTTCAGGTCCTGCCTTTTTTGCAGGGCCTCCTGAACGTAGTTTTCGCCAAAATCAATCTGCCCGGCGGCGGCCACCTGGGCCAGGGATTCCGCCGGATGCAGTTTTGAAACGGCAATAAGCCTCACGCTTTCGCGGGGGCGGCCAGCCGATGCACAGGCCGTGTCAATGCGGTCGAGCACCCGCGCATAGCGTTCGAGCAACAAGGTATCGCCCATGACTACTCCGCCATCAGGCCCATCTCGCGCAGGAAGGCGGCGTCTTCAGTCCAGTGCTCGCGCACCTTGACCCAAAGCTCCAGATGCACCTTGCCGCCCACCAGATCCTGAATTTCCTTGCGGGCCTCAATGCCTATCTGCTTGATGGAAGCGCCCGCACGGCCAATAACCATGGCCTTGTGCATGGGCCGCCCCACGTAGATGACCGCGTGGATCACAGTCTGGCCGCGTTCTTCGTCTTCCTGCCAGCTTTCCACGTCCACAGCCACGGAATAGGGCACTTCCTGACGCAGATGCAGGAACAGCTTTTCGCGCACGATTTCCGCAGTCATAAAACGCATGGGGGCCGTGGAAATCTGGTCTTCGGGGAACTGGGCCTGAGCAACGGGCAGCTTGGAACGGATAAGTTTTGCCAGATCCGGCAGGCCGTCCCGGTTCAGGGCCGAGGTGGGGAAAATTTCCGCCTTGGGCCACATTTCGCTCAGACGGGTCAACAGCGGCAGCATGCGGCTTTTGTCCGAGAACAGATCCACCTTGTTGACCACCACAACCATGGGCCGGTCATCGTTGGAAAGCGCCCTGGACAGCGGCTCAAGGTCGCGTTCCAGAAATTCCGGATGACGGATGTACAGGTGGGCGTCAAGCACGGGCATGATGACTTCGGCCTGGGCAAGGCTCTGCCACACGGCCTGGAGCATGGTTTTGCTCAGTCGACCGCGCACCTGGGCAAGGCCCGGCGTATCCATAAAAATAACCTGGGCGTTCTCGTCCGTAAGGATGCCCACAATCTGATTGCGCGTGGTCTGCGGCTTGGGGGTGACGATGGTCACCTTCTGGCCGAGCAAGGCGTTCAGCAGGGTGGATTTGCCCGCGTTGGGCGGCCCCATAAGCGCGACCCAGCCGCAACGATAGTTCTGATCCGACATTCTTTCTCCCGGCTGGAAACATCCAGCCTCTACCGCCGTAAACTTCGACGGGAAATTTTCTGGCAATTTTGCAGGGCGCGGGCGCACTGGCACGACAAAGGCCGCCCTATGCGGGCTAACATCTCAAAGAAATTGCGCTTCCGCGTTCGGGCGGGCATGGATTTGCGCACCTGCCCGGCACACTCAGAGTAAACTTTACTCTAGAAACATACTATAACTGGCTTTCTGTCCCACATCCGCGCTTCGGGGTCAAGACGCAGGGCATTGCCCCAACCCCGGTACAGGCCCCAAAACGGACATAGACGGGCACAGGAGTTGGTGCAAAAAACGGACGAAAAAATCGAACGAGGGGACAGCACCTACATTGCCCTTGCCGCCGAACACCTCATCATTATTATGCTTCTGCCACGCCCCAAACAATGGGGCATTTCACAGCCCGCCGCTTGACTACAGGCGCGCCAATGCCTACTCTCCCGCCCATGTTCAGCCTATTTACCTATATTGCACTTATTGTGGGCGTTAACTTCGCCTTTTCAGTCACTCCGCTCATCCAGTTGCCCAATGGCGATATGTGGGCTCCCCTTTCGCTCATCGTCGGCTTTATTTTTGTGGTGCGCGATTACGCGCAGCGCCGCGTGGGGCATCATGTGCTTTGGGGCATGCTGGTGGGTTGCGTGGTCAGCTGGTTCATGGCCAGCCCGCAGCTTGCGCTGGCCAGCGCCGCGGCCTTTGCCGTGGGCGAACTGGGCGACTGGGCGGTATACACCTTTACCCGCCGCCCGTTTTCGCAGCGCATTCTCATTTCAAGCCTTGTGGGCGCGCCGCTGGACAGCATCGTATTTCTGGGCATGATCGGCATTGCCACGCCCTGGTCTGTCATTACCATGAGCCTGAGCAAGCTGGCAGGATCACTGCTTGTTTTCTGGCTGGTACGCCGCCGCGAGCAGCGCGAATGCGGGCTGGAGCACATCCAGGCATAGCGATTGACACCGCAGGGCATGCCCGGGCGGGCACCGCACAACACATAGTTTGAACCCGTGATCGCTGGATCACGGGTTTTTTGTTATTTGGGGGCTTACCGTATAGACTCTGCCTCAAGCGGCATTCCGCACGAGGGGGATCAATGGACAACAGACCTGAAGCCAGACAGACCGATGCCGAACTCCTGCTGCAACGCCTCGACAACGCGGGCCTCATGGAATACGTCCGGCTGTCGCAAAAAACCGGCAAAATACTCTGGCTCAACTTTCTGTCAGGTATTGCCAGAGGGCTGGGTTTCAGCATTGGCGCATCGTTGGTGCTGGCCGTTCTCTACAAGATACTGGCCCGCATCATCAGCATGAACATCCCTTACCTTACAGAACTGCTGCAACAGATCATGAACATGGCCAAGGGGGGCTGACTGGCTCTCACGCCTCCCCACCACAAAAAAAAGGAAGGAACCGTAACGCTCCTCCCCTTTGTATGACTGGCAATCGCCCGACCTACGAACCAGCGGCGGCGCGGGCGGCTTCGTCGGGATACAGGGCCGTAATTTTCGCCAGAAAATCCATATAGCGCCCTTCCACGATGGCCTGACGCGCGTTGCGCGCCAGATCGAGAAAATAGGTGAGGTTGTGCAGGGAATTGAGCCGGAATGACAGCAATTCCTGGCTGGCGTACAGATGCCGCAGATAGGCGCGCGAAAAATTGCGGCAGGCGTAGCAACGGCAGTTGGGATCAAGGGGGCCGTCATCCTCGGCAAATTCGCGCCGTTTGATGTTGATCTTGCCAAGCGACGTGTAGAGCGTGCCGTTACGCGCATTGCGGGTGGGCAACACGCAGTCGAACATGTCCACCCCGGCATGGATGCCCGTGGCAATGTCCAGCGGCGTCCCCACTCCCATGAGGTAGCGGGGCTTTTCGCCGGGCAGCAGGGGCGCTGTGTGGTAGAGCAGATCATACATCTTGTCTTTCGGCTCGCCCACCGAAAGCCCGCCAATGGCAAAGCCGTCAAAATCCATGGCGCACAGTTCATTTACCGAGCGCTCGCGCAGGTCTTTGTAAAAACCGCCCTGCGTGATGCCAAACATCAGATTGTGCGCCGAACCGGGCGGATAGGCATCCATGGCGCGCTTGGCCCAGCGCGTGGTCAGGGCCAGAGATTTTTCCGTATAGGCGTAATCCGCGCCAAAGGGCACGCATTCGTCAAGCACCATCATGATGTCTGAATTCAGGTTGCGCTGGATTTCCAGCACCTTTTCAGGCGTAAACAGATGCTTTGAGCCATCGAGGTGCGAGCGGAACTCCACGCCTTCCTCGCGGATCTTGCGCAGCGAACTCAGGCTGAATACCTGAAAACCGCCGCTGTCCGTCAGGATGGAGCCGGGCCAGGAGGCGAACTTGTGCAGCCCCCCGCGCCGGTGCACAAGCTCATCGCCGGGGCGCAGATAAAGGTGATAGGTATTGCCCAGAATGATGGGCGCGCCAATGGCGGCCAGATCATCCGGGGCAAGAGCCTTGACGGATCCCACGGTTCCCACGGGCATGAAGATAGGCGTGGGGATAGTGCCGTGAGCCGTGCGCAGCACCCCGGCGCGGGCCGCGCCGTCGGTGTGTTCAATGGTAAATACGGATTGGGACATGCCGCGCAGAGTAGCCGCAAGCGCCGCCCTGCGCAAGAGGGGGAGCACGCCGCATCTTGAGCAGATATCCGCCGATTCCGGCTCAAAAAATTATGGTTTGCGGCAAAAGCCGAGCGATGCAGCACGGCTAATTGTTGTGCCTTGGGGGCAATATTGTTAAGGTTACCCCCTTTCATTAAAGGGTGTTGCGCGCAAGGGCCGGGGCCGTTGCGCCGGGGGGCCGCAAAGGACGGCGACCCTTCGCTGCCGCCATGCGCGGTGCGCGGACAAACCGCGCAAAATGTCCTTCAGCAAAGTTCAAATGAGGGAATTCCCTGTGAGCGATTGCACGTTTTCACCATCGCTGTGCCACATCGATCTGGCCGCCATCCGCCGTAATTTTGGCCGCATGGGCAAGGCTGAAAAGCTTATGCCGGTCATCAAGTCAGACGCGTACGGCCACGGCCTCTTGCCTGTGGCGCGGGTTTTGTCTGATGCTGGCGCGCGGCGCTTTGCCGTGGGAACCGTATCAGAAGGCATGGCCCTGCGCGAGGCTGGCCTGCGGCAAACCATTGTGCCGCTTCTGGGCGCGCTCACCGATGTGGAATGGCAGGGAGCGGCCATGCAGGGGCTGACCCCGGTGGTGGGCAACTTTGACCAGCTTGAACGCGCCGCCGCCCATTGCCACGCCGGGCGCATCCTGCGCGTTGCCATAAAGTGCGAAACCGGCATGGGCCGCCTTGGCTTTTCGCAGGAAGAACTGCCCCAGGCTATCGACCGGCTGCGCAACATCCCGGGCATCTCTCCGGCTATGGTCATATCGCACTTTTCATGCGCCGATGTGCCGGAGCAGGAAGCCTATTCACAGGACCAGATCAAGCGCTTCACCGCCATGTCTGACGCGCTGCGTACGGCATTCCCCGACATTGAGCGCTCGCTCTGCAATACGGCCGGCACCATAGGCCGCCCCGAAGGGCATTTCGAGGTGTGCCGCCCCGGCATTTCGCTCTACGGCGGCAATCCCTTTACGGGAACCTCATGGGAAGGCAAGGGTGCCGCGCTCGGTCTGGAATGGGCCATGAGCGTCAGCGCGCCCGTTATCGAGGTACGGCAGGTGGCCGAGGGCCGCAGCGTGTCGTATGGTCGGCTGTTTACGGCGCAGAAGCCTGCTACCGTGGCGGTTGTTGCCATTGGCTACGCCACTGCTTTCAACCGCTCGCTCTCAACACGTGCCGCCATGCTCATCAACGGACGGCGCGCCCCCCAGGTGGGCCGGGTGTGCATGGGCATGATCATGGCCGATGTCAGCGATCTGCCGCCCGTGCGCGTGGGCGACACCGCTTGGCTTGTGGGCGGCCCCGCCGAGGCGGGACAAAAAGCGGTGACGCCGCAGGACATAGCGGATGCGCTGGGCACCATTTCGTACGAAGTGCTGTGCCTCTTTGGCGGCATGAACCCGCGCGTCTACGCATAACCCGTTGCATCCCCCTGGCAGCGCAGGCTTTCAGCCTTCTGAAAATTTCGGCTTGACAGGCCCATTTGCCGGAAGTATAAGACTCGTTCCTTGCTCGCACCCCGTGTGGCGTGGGCTGCCAATCCAAAAGGAGAATACCAATGCGGAAATTTGAAACCCTGCTGCTCCTTTCCCCGGAGCTTTCCGCCGACAATCGCGAGGGCATCATCACCGCC includes:
- the fliN gene encoding flagellar motor switch protein FliN produces the protein MSQEDQEALAAQWAAQLEDEANAAEPAAPAAPAAPAADAAPGGAAGSGLDEEALAAQWAESLAQDEEDKGPTSFGGAGAGLGGHPVDAHFQDMTEMARQPKDNKLKRELDFILDIPLDVSAELGRTRLLINELLQLGQGSVVELNKLAGEPLEVFVNGKLVARGEAVVINEKFGVRLTDIISPIERVKQLG
- a CDS encoding flagellar basal body-associated FliL family protein, which encodes MAAKEKESKALPEGQAENPKKGSKAKRIVIILAILLITLSGAGIGGYWWFFIRTPSSASSAPAESASADTAGKGAAGQTGAGGSGGASGGASGQAGAGGSGAAGSAGDGRIERQGDLPRSSGQVLPLPPITVNISDPSGRRYLKLGMEVEVNADVAAALQANNPRIRDAIIMLLAGKTFNDISTPDGKVLLKAEVAARLNQILGAQRVIRVYFTDFVVE
- a CDS encoding YggS family pyridoxal phosphate-dependent enzyme; this encodes MGDTLLLERYARVLDRIDTACASAGRPRESVRLIAVSKLHPAESLAQVAAAGQIDFGENYVQEALQKRQDLNADPATAAQCAGIRWHMIGHVQSRKAPLVAGAFSLVHTLDSRKLADAFERRLAEGGARQPVLFEVNVGGESQKSGVMSADLPELADYVLEHCPHLEVQGLMCLPPVFDAGDAARPHFARLRELRDTLSTRLGLPLSELSMGMSGDFEGAVAEGATMVRIGTDIFGPRPAKV
- the era gene encoding GTPase Era, whose product is MSDQNYRCGWVALMGPPNAGKSTLLNALLGQKVTIVTPKPQTTRNQIVGILTDENAQVIFMDTPGLAQVRGRLSKTMLQAVWQSLAQAEVIMPVLDAHLYIRHPEFLERDLEPLSRALSNDDRPMVVVVNKVDLFSDKSRMLPLLTRLSEMWPKAEIFPTSALNRDGLPDLAKLIRSKLPVAQAQFPEDQISTAPMRFMTAEIVREKLFLHLRQEVPYSVAVDVESWQEDEERGQTVIHAVIYVGRPMHKAMVIGRAGASIKQIGIEARKEIQDLVGGKVHLELWVKVREHWTEDAAFLREMGLMAE
- a CDS encoding VUT family protein, whose product is MPTLPPMFSLFTYIALIVGVNFAFSVTPLIQLPNGDMWAPLSLIVGFIFVVRDYAQRRVGHHVLWGMLVGCVVSWFMASPQLALASAAAFAVGELGDWAVYTFTRRPFSQRILISSLVGAPLDSIVFLGMIGIATPWSVITMSLSKLAGSLLVFWLVRRREQRECGLEHIQA
- a CDS encoding DUF5665 domain-containing protein; translation: MDNRPEARQTDAELLLQRLDNAGLMEYVRLSQKTGKILWLNFLSGIARGLGFSIGASLVLAVLYKILARIISMNIPYLTELLQQIMNMAKGG
- the tgt gene encoding tRNA guanosine(34) transglycosylase Tgt, translating into MSQSVFTIEHTDGAARAGVLRTAHGTIPTPIFMPVGTVGSVKALAPDDLAAIGAPIILGNTYHLYLRPGDELVHRRGGLHKFASWPGSILTDSGGFQVFSLSSLRKIREEGVEFRSHLDGSKHLFTPEKVLEIQRNLNSDIMMVLDECVPFGADYAYTEKSLALTTRWAKRAMDAYPPGSAHNLMFGITQGGFYKDLRERSVNELCAMDFDGFAIGGLSVGEPKDKMYDLLYHTAPLLPGEKPRYLMGVGTPLDIATGIHAGVDMFDCVLPTRNARNGTLYTSLGKINIKRREFAEDDGPLDPNCRCYACRNFSRAYLRHLYASQELLSFRLNSLHNLTYFLDLARNARQAIVEGRYMDFLAKITALYPDEAARAAAGS
- the alr gene encoding alanine racemase; protein product: MSDCTFSPSLCHIDLAAIRRNFGRMGKAEKLMPVIKSDAYGHGLLPVARVLSDAGARRFAVGTVSEGMALREAGLRQTIVPLLGALTDVEWQGAAMQGLTPVVGNFDQLERAAAHCHAGRILRVAIKCETGMGRLGFSQEELPQAIDRLRNIPGISPAMVISHFSCADVPEQEAYSQDQIKRFTAMSDALRTAFPDIERSLCNTAGTIGRPEGHFEVCRPGISLYGGNPFTGTSWEGKGAALGLEWAMSVSAPVIEVRQVAEGRSVSYGRLFTAQKPATVAVVAIGYATAFNRSLSTRAAMLINGRRAPQVGRVCMGMIMADVSDLPPVRVGDTAWLVGGPAEAGQKAVTPQDIADALGTISYEVLCLFGGMNPRVYA